One Mercenaria mercenaria strain notata chromosome 12, MADL_Memer_1, whole genome shotgun sequence DNA segment encodes these proteins:
- the LOC123533756 gene encoding small nuclear ribonucleoprotein Sm D3-like → MSIGVPIKVMHEAEGHIVTCETTTGEVYRGKLVEAEDNMNCQMANITVTYRDGRVAQLENVYIRGSKIRFMILPDMLKNAPMFKKVQGKGQSAGRGKSAILRAQAARGRGRGGGGGGGRGRGGPMFNRR, encoded by the exons ATGTCTATAGGTGTGCCAATTAAAGTGATGCATGAGGCAGAAGGGCATATAGTTACATGTGAAACGACTACCGGCGAAGTTTACAGAGGAAAACTAGTAGAAGCTGAAGACAATATGAACTGTCAAATGGCGAACATTACTGTTACATATAGAGATGGGCGAGTAGCACAATTAGAAAATGTTTACATTCGCGGCAGCAAGATCAGGTTCATGATTCTGCCAGATATGTTGAAAAATGCACCCATGTTCAAAAAAGTTCAAGGCAAAGGGCAGTCTGCTGGTAGAGGGAAATCTGCAATTCTTAGAGCTCAAG CTGCAAGAGGACGTGGTCGTGGTGGAGGTGGTGGCGGTGGAAGAGGACGTGGTGGCCCAATGTTCAACCGAAGATAG